The Candidatus Binatus sp. DNA segment CACTCTGCCTCGCGAGGTCGCTGCCATCAGACGGCTCCTTCGCGAACAGCGGATCGATGTCGTGATGACGGGTGGCTACACGAACCCGCACGAGGCAATAGCCGCGCGCCTGGAGAATATTCCGATCGTCTGGCAGGTCGCGAACCTCCACTCGGTAGCTCTCCTGAGGCCGCTGATTATGCGCATGATCGAACGCTTTGCCGATGCAATCATGTTTACCGGCGAAAACCTGCAACGGACTTACCTGGGCGAACGAAAGCCTTCGGTCGAAGTCTTTCCTTTCTACCCGCCGGTGGACACCAAGCTATTCCGCCCAAATGAGTTGAGCCGCGAAGAGGTCAGAAAAGAGTTTAACATTCCGATGGACGCTCCGGTGATTGGATCCGTGGCAAATCTGAATTCGCAAAAGGGCCTTGAATACTGGATTCGTGCCGCCGTCCTCATTTTCCAGCAGGAGCCTGCGACCTATTTCCTCTGGATTGGCGCGAGGTCGGAGACAAACAGAACCTACGCGGCAAATTTGGAAAAGGAGATCGGACGCTCCGGCATTCCCCCGGAGCAGTTCATACTCGCCGGCCCCAGAATGGATACTCACCGCTATCTCGCCGCGATGGACGTCAAGATGCTCTCTTCTCGATACGAAGGAGTCGCAACTACCTCTTTGGAAGCGCTCGCGGTTGGTGTGCCCGTCGTTGCGACCGATGTCGCGGGAATGGCTGAAGCGGTCCGCAACGGCCAGACGGGTTTTGTAGTCCCGCCGGCGAATCCGGCCGAGTTGGCAGCAGCCGCACTCAGACTGATTCAAGACCCCGAGATGAGAAGGGCGATGGGAGAAGAGGCGAGGCGCGACGCGGTCAGGCGCTTCGACCTGAGCATCTGCGCCGAAACCCACCGTTGCGCATTGGAGTCTGCGATTGCGCATCGATTGCGGCTTCGGAACGCCAAAGCTTGAAGAGCGGCGTGGTTCGATAGATTGCTCTTGTAGCAGGCGTGCAACTGGAGATCGGGGCGGACCCTCAGGGTTTACAGGCATTGGTTAATAATCATTGGATTTTGCTGGAGAATCTGACGTTTCAAAAGGGTCCCGAAGGAGTCAAGCCAAGCGCCTCTCAGACTTGACATAAGCTGGCATCGAACATAAAAGAGTACGCTTGGTTGATCGGCTTCGGGGGGAATCGAGTGAAGCGTTCGCTATATGTCGGCCATCGAGTCAGGCTATCCGAGTTATCGATAGTCCGGCGGACGCGCACGTGATCATCCCGAGCGCATCGTGGGGCGCCCACTGAGGGAACGCGCTTCAGTTCGGCGGGAATTTGATTCTGTTGCGTCGACCGGAAATGCAGCGGCCAGGCGCGGAGATCGATCGAAAAGATATCGCCGGCCCTAGACGCTGAAATTGTCTTAGTGTATCTAAATCGCTGGCTGACCTGCTGAATTGTGTCGGCAGGCTTTGGTGGCGGAGGCAGCATCCTGCGATTTCAAATAAATTTACTGGTTCTGGCTGCCTTCCTCGCGGCCGCATCGTCGGCGTCGGCCAGCACCTACGCCGCCTACGTCCCGCTCGATGATCCAGCCTACATGGAACTCGAGACGCTCTCCGGCCTCGGCTTGATTCAAACCTACCTGAACGAGATCAAACCGATCGCTCGAGTCGAAGTGGCGAGGCTCATCCTCGAGGCGCAACAGGAGCAGAGTTCGTCGTTGCCGAGCGCCCGCCTGGCGGCCTCGCTGATCCGGTCGCTCCGTCTCGAGTTCGCCGAAGAAGTGAGTTGGCTCGAACACGACCGCGAAGACTACCTGCCGACGATGCTGAAGCCGATCGAGCGGGTCGAAGGCCAGTATATCTTCTCGAGCGGCGGACGGCGGAGCTGGCTTTCAAGCGGCGGAAATTCGCTCAGCGCCAAGGAACTGACGCCGCTGTTGCCGGACTCCGACGGAATCCCCACGGCGCCGGGCAGCAACGAAGTTGCGCGGCTGGCGGGATGGGGCGGTGTCGGCGGCTTTCTGACGTTCTATGGCGAAGGCGGCGTCGCCGGACCGATGACGAGATCGATTCCAGGTACGAATCGTTTCCGCGTTTTCAGCGCCGCCACGGTGCTGAGCCTCGGCAACACCGCCATCTCCTTCGGCAAGGAGGAAACCGCCTGGGGCGTTTCGCATTTCGGGCTCGGCTCGCTCTCGCAGGGAAACAACGGCCAGCCGTTCGCGGCGCTGCGCCTGCAGAATATCCATCCCTCGGTGCTGCCGTTCTTCCTGAAGTACCTCGGCCAGGAGCGCCACGTCATCATTTTCGGGCAGCTCGATAGCGACCGGACATTTTCCCGCCCCTGGATTTCAGGGCAGACGGTTTCGTTCAAGCCGTTCCCGTTTTTTGAGTTCGGTGTGAATCACGTGATCATGTTCGGCGGCTCGGGCAACAGCAACTACGGTTTCGGCGGATTTCTCGGCCGCGCGACCGGGTTCGCGACCGGCAACGCCAAGGACGGCAATACCAACTCGAGAGTGGGATTTTATGCGAAGCTGATCGTTCCGCAGCTTCGGAACACGCAATTCTACTACGAAATTCTCGGCGAGGACTTTTTTCAGCCGTTCGGCAACAGCCTGCAAATCAAGACTCCGTTCAAGGCTCCCTCCTACACCTTCGGCATCTATGCTCCGCAACTGACCGCCGACGGACTGACCGACGCCGGCGCGGAGTACACGCTGCTCGATTCGCGGTATTCGACCCACAACGACAGTTTGTATTGGGTTTATCAGAACAACTTGATGGGCGACCCGCTCGGACCCGGCGCATGGCACGTGAATGCGCAGATCGGCCGCTGGTTCAACTACCAAACCAAGCTCGGCTCCGAGTTCTTTTTCGAGCGCAGGTCGATGCTCCCGTTCCAGAACGGATCGGTGCTGGTCGCCAACGAAAACGGGTTTGGCGGCGCATTCACGTTCCTCCATATTCCGGCCAAATTTCAGAGCTCGGGTCAGACGCTCGGTCAGGTTCGACTGAGACTCTCGGCTGAGTATGTCGAGAATCTAAATTATTCCAGCCGCAACTCGGTCCGCACGATGCTCGAGCTCAGCTTTGGCGTGATGCCATCCTGGCCGAGCCTAAAATTCAGATAAGATGCATTTTAATGCGTTAGCAGGTAGTCACGTCTGCTAACTGATTGTCATCAAGCGCCGATGAACCGGCGAGACTTAGCGCGGAGCACGCAGCAGTTATTTTTGGCGAGGGAGAATCGGGTTCTCGATTGCTCTAAGCTTTGTTCCGCAGATTAGCATTGATGCTTCAAATAGCCTCTTGAAATAGCTTTTACTTATCATTAGGATGCGTTGGTGGTCGTCACACCTCGTGGGACTACCTTGCATCAGGGCCGGCGACTATCGTTCGCGACCTACTTAAGTGCTCTCTGAACTTGCCGCCACAGATGCGGGATGGCGGACGCATGCCCGGTCGAGCGGATTCGATTTATGCCTGATTCTAACGACCCGGCTGCGCGGATTGGCGGCGCGACGGCGGTTGGCGGATTTTCAGGCCGTGCGAGCTGGCGCGAGTTAACCGCGCGGTCGATCGGATAGCCCGAGCGAATGGTAAAGCGGAAGGAACAAATATTTGCGCAGATCATGCTGCTGTGCGATGCGGCCACGCTGATCGCAAGCTTCGTGCTGGCGTATTTGCTGCGCGATTATCTGGACAACCCGATCCGCGAGAGCATGCTCCAACCGCGGAATCGACCGGTGTTTCCGTTCGCCTCGTATAGCTGGATTCTCTGGGTCATCCTACCCACCTGGGCGGTCTGTCTCCGACGGTTTGGGCTTTACGGATCCCGTACCTACGAGTCCGGCCGACGGATCCTGAAGTGCCTCGTCAAAGCGCAGGCGCTCGGCGGCCTTACGCTGCTCAGCGTCCTGTATCTCGCGACGAAGCTCAATATCAGCCGCCTGCTGCTCGAGCTGTTCCTCGTGATCAGCTTTTTGATGCTGCTGGCGGTGAAGATCGCGGTCAAGCAGATGCTCAGCCAGCTCGCGCGGCGGCGACGGGCTCGCGAACACTGGAAAGTCCTGCTGGTCGGAGACCTCGCCCACGCCGACACGTACTTCCAACTGCTGCAACAGCATCCGCACTGGGGAATCCAGGTAATCGGGGTGGTATCGCCGACGTTTGCCGCGGCTGCCAACGGCAACGGTCGCCTGAACGGTCATACCAACGGAGCGAGCAACGGCAAGGGCGACGGCATTCGGACGAATGGATGGGGCGATGCGTTGCGGGAGTATTCGGCCGACGAGGTGGTGGCAGTCTGCTCATGGGAAGAAGCGCCGGGACTGCAGAACCTGGCTGAGGTCTGCGCCGAGCGCGGGGTAATCTTCCGGACGATGATCAAGCTGCCGCAGACCAACGTGGGAGGATACCAGGTCGAGGATCTGGGCAAGGGAACGTACCTGATTTCGCTCGAAACGATTCCGCAGGAAGCTATTCCGCTGCTGGTCAAGCGGGTGATCGATGTAGTCGGGGCGATGTCGGGGTTGGTGCTGTGTGCGTTGATTCTTCCTTTCTACGCGTGGCGGCTGCAGCGTGAATCGCCCGGACCGGTTTTCTTTCGCCAGCAGCGGCGAGGGCAGAATGGCCGCGTCTTTACCCTCCACAAGTTCCGGACAATGTATCCCGACGCCGAAGCGCGGCTCGAAGGGCTGATGGGCCAGAACGAGATGAACGGGCTGCTCTTCAAAATGAAGAACGACCCGCGCGTCACCCCGACCGGCGCCTTCATGCGCAAGACTCATCTGGACGAACTTCCACAATTCTGGAACGTGCTGAAGGGCGATATGAGCCTGGTCGGCACCCGGCCACCGACCGCCAACGAAGTCGCCCAGTATGAGCATCATCATTACCGGCGGCTGAGCTTCAAGCCGGGAATAACCGGCAACTGGCAACTGGCCGGCAATGGCAGAGTTAATAATTTCGAGGAAGTGGTGCGGCTGGACTGCGAGTATATCGATACCTGGTCGCTCTGGCAGGATTGTAAAATCCTGACCAGGACAATCCTCAAAGTCGCGCGCGCAGAAGGGTGGTAGGGGGCCAATGAGCCAGCGACCTCGAGCGCGATATTGGCGGGCCGGGTCGCGGTCGTAGCTCAGGCATCAGGGTTCTACTTGGGTTCTGCCTTGGTTAATCGGATTATTTGTCTCAGAGGAAGATCGCAATGAACGGAAAGCTCAAGCTAAATCTTTTTCCGACGGTGCTGTTAGTAGTGGCGATAGCTTCTCTGCCGGCGCCTGCGCGCGCGCAAATGTCGAGCGGTTCCAGCGGCGGGGCTTCTTCGGGGGTTGGCTCTGGCGGCGGTCCCGGATATGGTGCTCCGACCGGCGGCTACGCAGCTCCGAGCGGCGGGCCGGGTTACGGAAGTCCGAACGCAGGAATGCCGGGCACGACGGGCGGACCGATGATGTCCGGCGCCCCGAACGGCGGGATGCCCGGGAACAGCGGACCAGTGGGGCCGCCGTCTAGCAACGCTAGTGCTCAATTCGTCGCTCCCGCGGCCGGCGCGGGCATGTCCGGCAGCACTTCCGGGGCGTCGATTCTTAACGGAACCGGGATCAGCCCGCAGGAAGCGGCCAAGATGCTCAACACCGTCGGTCCGGGTTGCCAAAGTGCCTTGGCCAACCAGATGGGATTATCGTGCGATCAGATCCAGTCGATCAGATCGCAAATCGCCAATGGCGGCAGCCTGAACAGCAGTCAGATCGAGTCGATCAGCGCCAAGCTCGCCACCAACGGCATGTCGCCGACCGATATCGCCTCGGTAGCCGCGACGCTGGGATTGACCCAGAACCAGCTTTCGATGGTCCGAGGCCGCATGAATCAGTTGCAGGTGCAGCCGAATGGTCAATCGACTCAGACGCAGATGACCCCCGGTCAACCGTCCGGCGGCTCCGGTGGCGTCCAGATGCAGCAGATGACCAACGACAGCAGGACCATGTCGTCGATCGAAAAATCCTTCAAGCAGAGTGTGACCGGCCAGGTCGAGGAATTCGCAACACCTGAGAATCTCTACCAATACGGCTACTCGATGTTCTCTGGCCAGGTTTCGACTTTTGCGCCGGTAAACAACGTGCCCGTTGGCTCCGACTATATAGTCGGCCCCGGCGATGAATTCCGGGTGCTGGTCTGGGGACGCGTTAACGATAGCTGGAGCCTGCAGGTCCAGCGCAACGGCCAGGTCGAGATCCCACAGGTCGGTCCGCTCGAAGTTGGAGGCCTGACCTTCGAGCAGGCCAAGAAGCTGATCGAGGCCAAAACCAGCACGATGACCGGCGTCCATGCCGACGTCACGATGGGTGAATTGCGCACGATCCAGGTCTTCGTGGTAGGCGAAGTACAGCAACCCGGGCCATACACGGTGAGTGCGCTCTCGCGCGTCTCGAACGTACTTGCGGCCGCCGGCGGAATTTCCAAGATTGGATCGCTGCGCAAGGTCCAGGTGAAGCGCCACGACAAGCTGATCAGCCTGGTCGACCTGTACAGTATCCTGATGCATGGCGACACGTCGGCGGATATCCGGCTGCAACAAGACGACGTCATCTATGTGCCCGTGATCGGACCGGCGTTCGGAATCGCAGGCGTGGTGAAGCGTCCTGCAATATATGAGATGGCTCATCCGACCGAACGGCTGGCCGACGCGGTCGCGCTGGCAGGCGGAGTCGGGGCATTCGCATATACGCAGCGGGTGCAGGTGCAGCGGGTGCAGGACCATGTGCGGCGAATCGTGCTGGACACGCCGATCAATCAGTTGGCGGCGAGGAACTTCGAGACGATCGACGGCGATCTGATCAAGGTGTTCCCGGTGCTGCCGGATCAGAAGAACTATGTGCGCCTGATCGGCAACGTTTTTAGGCCCGGCGACTTCCAGTGGAACAAGCAGATGCGGGTGACCGACCTGGTCAGTCTCGGCGAAGGCACCCAGCCGCATACCTATTTCAAGTACGCCCTGCTGAAACGGCTGGAGGGCAAGGAGCTTTACGCCCATTATCTGCCACTGAACCTGGGCGCAATCATTGCGGATTCGAACAGCCCGCAGAATATCGCGCTGCGGCCCTTCGATGAAGTTACGATCTACAGCGAAGACAATCTCCGCGATCTGCCGAGCGTGTCGATCACCGGCCAGGTCAGGATGCCCGGCAGCTATCGGCTCGATCCGAGAATGAAGGTGAGCGACTTGGTCTACCTTGCGGGAGGGCTAAGTGATAACGCCTATCAGCAGCAAGCAACGCTGGCGCGAACTCAAGTGATCGATGGAGCGCATACCGAGCACACCTACATGGAAGTCGATCTGAGGCAGGCGCTGGCCGCCAATTCGGCATCGAATCCGTTGCTGCAAAACAACGACCAGCTATTTATCCGCACCGCCACCAACTGGCATCTGCCATGGACGGTCACGGTCGGCGGCCGGGTGCCGCGGCCGGGCGTGTATCCGATCCGGGAGGGCGAAACGCTCGATGAACTACTCGACAAGTGCGGCGGGTTCTTGC contains these protein-coding regions:
- a CDS encoding glycosyltransferase; this translates as MDNFEQSSKKGLVARAGDAATGDDYGTRTASTPSTKEKNRLDVRRALFVCHYPVFGGPHNWGMRLNAALAPRGWEVLVLLPDEPGNAAERVRAAGSTVFQIPLHRTRKSVDPRKHLAYLVTLPREVAAIRRLLREQRIDVVMTGGYTNPHEAIAARLENIPIVWQVANLHSVALLRPLIMRMIERFADAIMFTGENLQRTYLGERKPSVEVFPFYPPVDTKLFRPNELSREEVRKEFNIPMDAPVIGSVANLNSQKGLEYWIRAAVLIFQQEPATYFLWIGARSETNRTYAANLEKEIGRSGIPPEQFILAGPRMDTHRYLAAMDVKMLSSRYEGVATTSLEALAVGVPVVATDVAGMAEAVRNGQTGFVVPPANPAELAAAALRLIQDPEMRRAMGEEARRDAVRRFDLSICAETHRCALESAIAHRLRLRNAKA
- a CDS encoding capsule assembly Wzi family protein, producing MSAGFGGGGSILRFQINLLVLAAFLAAASSASASTYAAYVPLDDPAYMELETLSGLGLIQTYLNEIKPIARVEVARLILEAQQEQSSSLPSARLAASLIRSLRLEFAEEVSWLEHDREDYLPTMLKPIERVEGQYIFSSGGRRSWLSSGGNSLSAKELTPLLPDSDGIPTAPGSNEVARLAGWGGVGGFLTFYGEGGVAGPMTRSIPGTNRFRVFSAATVLSLGNTAISFGKEETAWGVSHFGLGSLSQGNNGQPFAALRLQNIHPSVLPFFLKYLGQERHVIIFGQLDSDRTFSRPWISGQTVSFKPFPFFEFGVNHVIMFGGSGNSNYGFGGFLGRATGFATGNAKDGNTNSRVGFYAKLIVPQLRNTQFYYEILGEDFFQPFGNSLQIKTPFKAPSYTFGIYAPQLTADGLTDAGAEYTLLDSRYSTHNDSLYWVYQNNLMGDPLGPGAWHVNAQIGRWFNYQTKLGSEFFFERRSMLPFQNGSVLVANENGFGGAFTFLHIPAKFQSSGQTLGQVRLRLSAEYVENLNYSSRNSVRTMLELSFGVMPSWPSLKFR
- a CDS encoding sugar transferase; this encodes MVKRKEQIFAQIMLLCDAATLIASFVLAYLLRDYLDNPIRESMLQPRNRPVFPFASYSWILWVILPTWAVCLRRFGLYGSRTYESGRRILKCLVKAQALGGLTLLSVLYLATKLNISRLLLELFLVISFLMLLAVKIAVKQMLSQLARRRRAREHWKVLLVGDLAHADTYFQLLQQHPHWGIQVIGVVSPTFAAAANGNGRLNGHTNGASNGKGDGIRTNGWGDALREYSADEVVAVCSWEEAPGLQNLAEVCAERGVIFRTMIKLPQTNVGGYQVEDLGKGTYLISLETIPQEAIPLLVKRVIDVVGAMSGLVLCALILPFYAWRLQRESPGPVFFRQQRRGQNGRVFTLHKFRTMYPDAEARLEGLMGQNEMNGLLFKMKNDPRVTPTGAFMRKTHLDELPQFWNVLKGDMSLVGTRPPTANEVAQYEHHHYRRLSFKPGITGNWQLAGNGRVNNFEEVVRLDCEYIDTWSLWQDCKILTRTILKVARAEGW
- a CDS encoding SLBB domain-containing protein, which produces MNGKLKLNLFPTVLLVVAIASLPAPARAQMSSGSSGGASSGVGSGGGPGYGAPTGGYAAPSGGPGYGSPNAGMPGTTGGPMMSGAPNGGMPGNSGPVGPPSSNASAQFVAPAAGAGMSGSTSGASILNGTGISPQEAAKMLNTVGPGCQSALANQMGLSCDQIQSIRSQIANGGSLNSSQIESISAKLATNGMSPTDIASVAATLGLTQNQLSMVRGRMNQLQVQPNGQSTQTQMTPGQPSGGSGGVQMQQMTNDSRTMSSIEKSFKQSVTGQVEEFATPENLYQYGYSMFSGQVSTFAPVNNVPVGSDYIVGPGDEFRVLVWGRVNDSWSLQVQRNGQVEIPQVGPLEVGGLTFEQAKKLIEAKTSTMTGVHADVTMGELRTIQVFVVGEVQQPGPYTVSALSRVSNVLAAAGGISKIGSLRKVQVKRHDKLISLVDLYSILMHGDTSADIRLQQDDVIYVPVIGPAFGIAGVVKRPAIYEMAHPTERLADAVALAGGVGAFAYTQRVQVQRVQDHVRRIVLDTPINQLAARNFETIDGDLIKVFPVLPDQKNYVRLIGNVFRPGDFQWNKQMRVTDLVSLGEGTQPHTYFKYALLKRLEGKELYAHYLPLNLGAIIADSNSPQNIALRPFDEVTIYSEDNLRDLPSVSITGQVRMPGSYRLDPRMKVSDLVYLAGGLSDNAYQQQATLARTQVIDGAHTEHTYMEVDLRQALAANSASNPLLQNNDQLFIRTATNWHLPWTVTVGGRVPRPGVYPIREGETLDELLDKCGGFLPDAFPKGLIFTRASVQAIEQRQLDDSRMHLAQDLMQLTLSAPTSSSGGADTKLAAQTATLQHLLAAAQTAQADGRVVIQWNDRSSGRGRRTNVVLQDGDNVTVPLQPLSINVLGQVNSPTSLVPQPGFKVKDYLYRAGGPSNNADMDNLMVVQADGAVVTEEGLKHTGSGSIFPALPLISGGLMNAKLEAGDTIYVPEDVQSFVKLERAKDIATIVAQSAMTLGVVGLLALRL